A window of the Haloarcula litorea genome harbors these coding sequences:
- a CDS encoding DEAD/DEAH box helicase encodes MTGATEGADAFTALGDEVRAALSERGFTTPTEPQRKAVPRLARGEDSLVVAPTGTGKTETAMLPVLDALVSEGDRFGIGALYITPLRALNRDMRERLEWWGQTLDLEVDVRHGDTTDYQRQKQANDPPDVLVTTPETLQAMLTGSKLRTALEDVEHVVVDEVHELAAAKRGAQLTVGLERLREVSGSFQRIGLSATVGDPEAVGRFLTGGRGCSVVEVDIGSRLEVDVVRPQVTDRDERLSSELVTDAETASHVRYIDELIDGHDSVLLFVNTRQTAEALGSRFKELGTDLGVHHGSLSKEARIDVEDRFKAGELDALLCTSSMELGIDVGHVDHVVQYGSPRQVSRLVQRVGRAGHRRDLVSSGTVVTTHADDTLEALAIARQARDGDVEPAEIHDGSLDTVANQIAGVVMDFGEVPAMEAYHVVSRAYPFRDLDEEQFKAVVRELANNDVVWLDEDRDTIEKRRGTWQYFYQNLSMIPDEATYEVEDVASGDQVGTLDERFVVNFATPGEVFVQRGEMWRITQIDEEEEVVTVSPIEDPAGEVPSWTGQEIPVPEAVAQEVGELRRVAGGQLRDGAPPESVATHVANRYDADRDTVLSGLSQLEGHEAPIPDDGTVLVEFHGREVVVNACYGHKVNETLGRVLSALLGQRAGSSVAMEVDPYRIELEVPRQITAGDVIDVLEDTDPDHLPALIELSLKNADALKFKLAQVATKFGSLKRWRGRGSTDFGRDRLLAALEDTPMYEEALREVRHEDLAIDATAALLSALQSGEVTLETVGRRTPVGRGGRSSGRELLSPENADASVIQTVRERIQSDRVILACLHCTDWDRRKQVKRVRDQPECPECGSTRVAALNPWADEVLKAVRADDKDDEQEKMTERAYRSASLVQSHGKQAVIALAARGVGPHNAARIINRLREDEDEFYRDILRQEREYARTQSFWE; translated from the coding sequence ATGACCGGGGCGACCGAGGGGGCCGACGCGTTCACCGCGCTTGGCGACGAGGTCCGGGCCGCGCTCTCCGAGCGGGGGTTCACGACGCCGACGGAGCCACAGCGGAAGGCCGTCCCGCGGCTGGCCCGCGGCGAGGACTCGCTCGTGGTCGCCCCCACCGGCACGGGGAAGACGGAGACGGCGATGCTCCCGGTGCTGGACGCCCTCGTGTCCGAGGGCGACCGGTTCGGCATCGGCGCGCTGTACATCACGCCGCTGCGTGCGCTGAACCGGGACATGCGCGAACGGCTGGAGTGGTGGGGGCAGACGCTGGACCTGGAGGTGGACGTCCGCCACGGCGACACCACCGACTACCAGCGCCAGAAGCAGGCCAACGACCCGCCGGACGTGCTCGTGACGACGCCCGAGACGCTCCAGGCGATGCTGACCGGGTCGAAACTGCGGACCGCGCTGGAAGACGTCGAGCACGTCGTCGTCGACGAGGTCCACGAGCTCGCCGCCGCCAAGCGCGGGGCGCAGCTGACCGTCGGCCTCGAACGGCTCCGGGAGGTGTCCGGCTCGTTCCAGCGGATCGGCCTCTCGGCGACGGTCGGCGACCCCGAGGCCGTCGGCCGGTTCCTCACCGGCGGGCGGGGCTGCTCGGTCGTCGAGGTGGACATCGGGAGCCGGCTAGAGGTCGACGTGGTCCGGCCCCAGGTGACCGACCGCGACGAGCGGCTGTCGAGCGAGCTCGTCACCGACGCCGAGACGGCCAGCCACGTCCGCTACATCGACGAACTGATCGACGGCCACGACTCGGTCCTGCTGTTCGTCAACACGCGACAGACCGCGGAGGCGCTGGGCTCGCGGTTCAAGGAGCTGGGGACGGACCTGGGCGTCCACCACGGCTCGCTGTCGAAGGAGGCCCGCATCGACGTCGAGGACCGCTTCAAGGCCGGGGAGCTCGACGCCCTGCTGTGCACCTCCTCGATGGAGCTGGGCATCGACGTGGGCCACGTCGACCACGTCGTCCAGTACGGCAGCCCGCGGCAGGTGTCGCGGCTGGTCCAGCGCGTGGGTCGTGCGGGCCACCGCCGGGACCTGGTCTCCTCCGGGACCGTCGTCACGACCCACGCCGACGACACGCTGGAGGCGCTGGCCATCGCCCGGCAGGCCCGCGACGGCGACGTGGAACCGGCCGAGATCCACGACGGCAGCCTCGACACCGTCGCCAACCAGATCGCCGGCGTCGTGATGGACTTCGGCGAGGTGCCGGCGATGGAGGCGTACCACGTCGTCTCGCGTGCCTACCCCTTCCGGGACCTCGACGAGGAGCAGTTCAAGGCCGTCGTCCGCGAGCTGGCGAACAACGACGTCGTCTGGCTGGACGAGGACCGCGACACCATCGAGAAGCGCCGGGGGACCTGGCAGTACTTCTACCAGAACCTCTCGATGATCCCCGACGAGGCCACCTACGAGGTCGAGGACGTGGCCTCCGGCGACCAGGTCGGGACCCTGGACGAGCGGTTCGTCGTCAACTTCGCGACGCCCGGCGAGGTGTTCGTCCAGCGCGGCGAGATGTGGCGCATCACCCAGATCGACGAGGAGGAGGAGGTCGTCACCGTCTCGCCCATCGAGGACCCCGCCGGCGAGGTCCCCTCCTGGACCGGCCAGGAGATCCCGGTCCCGGAGGCCGTCGCACAGGAGGTCGGCGAACTCCGGCGGGTCGCCGGCGGGCAGCTGCGGGACGGCGCGCCGCCGGAGTCGGTCGCGACCCACGTCGCCAACCGCTACGACGCCGACCGCGACACGGTGCTGTCGGGGCTCTCGCAACTGGAGGGCCACGAGGCTCCGATCCCCGACGACGGGACCGTCCTCGTGGAGTTCCACGGCCGGGAAGTCGTCGTCAACGCCTGCTACGGGCACAAGGTCAACGAGACGCTCGGGCGGGTGCTGTCGGCGCTGCTGGGCCAGCGGGCGGGGTCGTCGGTCGCGATGGAGGTCGACCCCTACCGGATCGAGCTCGAGGTCCCCAGACAGATCACCGCCGGCGACGTGATCGACGTGCTGGAGGACACCGACCCCGACCACCTGCCCGCCCTGATCGAGCTGAGCCTGAAGAACGCCGACGCGCTGAAGTTCAAGCTCGCGCAGGTCGCCACGAAGTTCGGCTCGCTCAAGCGCTGGCGCGGCCGGGGATCGACAGACTTCGGCCGGGACCGCCTGCTCGCGGCGCTGGAGGACACCCCGATGTACGAGGAGGCGCTGCGGGAGGTCCGCCACGAGGACCTCGCGATCGACGCGACCGCCGCGCTGTTGTCGGCGCTCCAGTCCGGCGAGGTGACCCTGGAGACGGTCGGCCGGCGCACGCCCGTCGGCCGGGGCGGTCGGTCGTCGGGCCGGGAACTGCTCTCGCCGGAGAACGCCGACGCCAGCGTCATCCAGACCGTCCGCGAGCGCATCCAGAGCGATCGGGTCATCCTCGCCTGTCTCCACTGCACCGACTGGGACCGGCGGAAGCAGGTCAAGCGCGTCCGCGACCAGCCCGAGTGCCCGGAGTGTGGGTCGACCCGGGTCGCGGCGCTGAATCCGTGGGCCGACGAGGTGCTGAAAGCGGTGCGGGCCGACGACAAGGACGACGAGCAGGAGAAGATGACCGAACGGGCCTACCGCTCCGCGTCGCTGGTCCAGAGCCACGGCAAGCAGGCGGTGATCGCGCTCGCGGCCCGCGGCGTCGGGCCGCACAACGCCGCGCGGATCATCAACCGTCTCCGGGAGGACGAGGACGAGTTCTACCGGGACATCCTCCGGCAGGAGCGGGAGTACGCGCGGACGCAGTCGTTCTGGGAGTGA
- a CDS encoding sporulation protein has translation MRDVLSRIGIGSARVDTVLPSSTVRAGESVDAEVHVEGGSTDQDVDAIYFALETEYRTEEGYQEAVVDKWRLTEPFTIEEGEERRFETTIEVPRRTPVTVGSVSVEVETGLDISLAVDPEDEDRIEVRPTERLQAVFDALESLGFSLHSSECSARPGGVFSTSASFVQEFEYRPRGGEFSGDVDEVEVVPVYGDDALTVHLEVDRRGGLLSEAMDVDERHTSFTVTDADPDAIEGPLADAIRDLS, from the coding sequence ATGCGAGACGTGCTCTCCCGCATCGGAATCGGTTCCGCCCGCGTAGACACCGTCCTGCCCTCCAGCACGGTCCGTGCCGGCGAGTCGGTCGACGCCGAGGTCCACGTCGAGGGCGGCTCGACGGACCAGGACGTCGACGCCATCTACTTCGCGCTGGAGACGGAGTACCGCACCGAGGAGGGGTATCAGGAGGCCGTCGTCGACAAGTGGCGGCTCACCGAGCCGTTCACCATCGAGGAAGGCGAGGAACGGCGCTTCGAGACGACCATCGAGGTCCCCCGCCGGACGCCCGTGACCGTCGGCTCCGTCTCCGTCGAGGTGGAGACGGGCCTGGACATCTCGCTGGCCGTCGATCCCGAAGACGAGGACCGAATCGAGGTCCGGCCCACCGAGCGGCTGCAGGCCGTCTTCGACGCGCTGGAGTCGCTGGGCTTCTCGCTGCACTCCTCGGAATGTTCCGCCCGCCCCGGCGGCGTGTTCTCCACGTCGGCCTCCTTCGTCCAGGAGTTCGAGTACCGCCCGCGGGGCGGCGAGTTCAGCGGTGACGTCGACGAGGTGGAGGTCGTCCCCGTGTACGGCGACGACGCGCTGACGGTCCACCTCGAAGTGGACCGGCGCGGCGGCCTCCTCTCGGAGGCGATGGACGTCGACGAGCGACACACCTCCTTCACCGTCACCGACGCCGACCCAGACGCCATCGAGGGGCCGCTGGCCGACGCGATCCGCGACCTGAGCTGA
- a CDS encoding zinc ribbon domain-containing protein, with protein sequence MDDAGERGDVTCPGCGERPEQPALRCPDCGESLVADELAEAVERELAATEPRTAPRWAVLLTGLALGIAVAPLVAYAALIAAGDLPPLVLAGLLLAGWLGTAAVLAGRPSPSAALARGLAIVVGGVALVLAALAYDALSAGPSAVAGETGWVALLLALPAVVAAVLARRVAGRAARQARGEPGPLHERAGLTDDEVDTVAPSDDRDER encoded by the coding sequence ATGGACGACGCGGGCGAGCGTGGCGACGTGACCTGTCCGGGCTGTGGCGAGCGGCCGGAACAGCCCGCGCTGCGCTGTCCGGACTGCGGCGAGTCGCTGGTCGCCGACGAACTCGCCGAGGCCGTCGAGCGCGAACTCGCGGCCACCGAACCCCGGACAGCGCCCCGGTGGGCCGTCCTGTTGACGGGGCTGGCGCTCGGGATCGCCGTCGCGCCGCTGGTCGCCTACGCCGCGCTCATCGCCGCCGGGGACCTCCCGCCGCTGGTCCTCGCCGGCCTGCTGTTGGCCGGGTGGCTCGGCACCGCCGCCGTCCTCGCGGGGCGGCCCTCGCCCAGCGCCGCCCTCGCGCGCGGGCTCGCCATCGTCGTCGGTGGCGTCGCGCTCGTCCTCGCGGCGCTCGCGTACGACGCCCTCTCGGCCGGCCCGTCGGCCGTGGCCGGCGAGACCGGCTGGGTCGCCCTCCTGCTCGCGCTCCCGGCCGTCGTCGCCGCCGTCCTCGCCCGCCGCGTCGCGGGACGCGCGGCGCGACAGGCCCGGGGCGAACCGGGGCCACTCCACGAGCGGGCCGGACTCACGGACGACGAGGTCGATACCGTCGCGCCCTCCGACGACCGCGACGAGCGGTGA
- a CDS encoding cupredoxin domain-containing protein — translation MAPDPLGSSRRDVVKALGAGPFLAGVGGTVSAQSGDEGGNRGEDDREDQPAGDAAGTVHEVRTLVRGPPTNADRPADFFFQPTGLYVRPGDVVRFVFTTPDHNVVSYHPAFGMRRRVPTGVAAFSSPLLGWTDASIAPDQIEPPAEPGGGDGTDGEDDDGMDEEDDGMGGDDGGDDSDDEDSDGGTTPPTPSTWLHAFDTPGVYDLLCSPHEGFGMAMRVVVSDVTEAPFETSDPEALAPPRAGPVGLARVTLTDPALEPSNVVERGTVAWGDLASVGGGGAGDGDGG, via the coding sequence ATGGCACCCGACCCACTCGGTTCGTCACGGCGCGACGTCGTGAAGGCGCTCGGCGCGGGGCCGTTCCTGGCCGGCGTCGGCGGGACGGTCAGCGCGCAGTCCGGCGACGAAGGCGGGAATCGGGGCGAGGACGACCGGGAGGACCAGCCAGCGGGAGACGCGGCGGGCACCGTCCACGAGGTCCGGACGCTCGTCCGCGGGCCCCCGACGAACGCGGACCGGCCGGCGGACTTCTTCTTCCAGCCGACGGGGCTGTACGTCCGGCCCGGCGACGTGGTCCGGTTCGTGTTCACGACTCCGGACCACAACGTCGTCTCCTACCACCCGGCGTTCGGGATGCGCCGGCGGGTCCCGACCGGCGTCGCGGCGTTCTCGTCGCCGCTGCTGGGCTGGACGGACGCCTCCATCGCACCCGACCAGATCGAACCGCCGGCGGAGCCGGGTGGCGGCGACGGGACAGACGGGGAAGACGACGACGGGATGGACGAGGAGGACGACGGGATGGGCGGAGACGACGGCGGTGACGACAGCGACGACGAGGACAGCGACGGGGGGACGACCCCACCGACACCCTCGACGTGGCTCCACGCGTTCGACACCCCCGGGGTCTACGACCTCCTCTGTTCGCCACACGAGGGGTTCGGGATGGCGATGCGGGTCGTCGTCAGCGACGTCACGGAGGCCCCGTTCGAGACCTCGGACCCGGAGGCGCTCGCGCCGCCGCGGGCCGGCCCGGTCGGTCTCGCACGCGTCACGCTGACCGACCCGGCGCTGGAACCGTCGAACGTCGTCGAACGGGGGACGGTCGCGTGGGGCGACCTGGCGTCCGTCGGGGGCGGCGGAGCCGGCGACGGGGACGGCGGGTGA
- a CDS encoding MutS-related protein, with the protein MRLEEYWGIGPKTSELLAEELGVERAVEAIESADTRTLTAAGLSRGRATRILRRATGEESMDLLATRDTRDVYKELLDLAEEYAVTADAADRIRVLTPLPTREAMADRLDDVLAAKETWAALADDEQAAVLDAFGRYDADGGERAAVETAIALRETGVGEGVFEPIAALDGDALADARAALAGLAGGDRVGEGADDELDRLRDRLGQVEDLAAATPEVVEAVQESARRPDEFPDALVRYVTDETGVDASRVRDAMPDEATDARDFVDAALRDLRRSLREGVEEREAAVADRLETDLAAARGDIDAAVAAVGDVALSVSLARFAIAFDLSRPEFVDRETIAVRNARNLAIADAEAVQPVTYAVGDHDLEVHSANDPPSGDRVAVLTGANSGGKTTLLETLCQVQLLAQMGLPVPADAAEVGLVDTVVFHRRHASFNAGVLESTLRSVVPPLTDGGRTLMLVDEFEAITEPGSAADLLHGLVTLTVDRDALGVFVTHLAADLEPLPDLARTDGIFAEGLDPDLELQVDYQPRFGTVGKSTPEFIVSRLVANAGDPSERGGFETLAEAVGEAAVQRTLSDARWTEGE; encoded by the coding sequence ATGCGACTGGAGGAGTACTGGGGGATCGGCCCGAAGACGTCGGAGTTGCTTGCCGAGGAACTGGGCGTCGAGCGGGCCGTCGAGGCCATCGAGTCGGCCGACACGCGGACGCTGACGGCCGCCGGGCTCTCCCGGGGCCGGGCGACGCGCATCCTCCGGCGGGCGACGGGCGAGGAGTCGATGGACCTCCTGGCGACGCGGGACACCCGCGACGTGTACAAGGAGCTGCTGGACCTCGCCGAGGAGTACGCGGTGACCGCGGACGCCGCCGACCGGATCCGGGTGCTGACGCCGCTGCCGACCCGCGAGGCGATGGCGGACCGGCTCGACGACGTGCTCGCGGCGAAAGAGACCTGGGCCGCGCTCGCCGACGACGAGCAGGCGGCCGTCCTCGACGCCTTCGGCCGGTACGACGCCGACGGCGGGGAGCGGGCGGCCGTCGAGACGGCCATCGCCCTGCGCGAGACCGGCGTCGGGGAGGGCGTCTTCGAACCCATCGCGGCGCTGGACGGCGACGCCCTCGCCGACGCGCGGGCCGCACTCGCGGGGCTGGCCGGTGGCGACCGGGTCGGCGAGGGGGCGGACGACGAACTCGACCGACTGCGGGATCGGCTCGGACAGGTCGAGGACCTCGCCGCGGCCACCCCGGAGGTGGTCGAGGCCGTCCAGGAGAGCGCCCGGCGACCCGACGAGTTCCCGGACGCCCTGGTGCGGTACGTCACCGACGAGACGGGCGTCGACGCGAGCAGGGTCCGGGACGCGATGCCCGACGAGGCGACCGACGCGCGTGACTTCGTCGACGCCGCGCTGCGGGACCTGCGGCGCTCGCTCCGGGAGGGCGTCGAGGAACGCGAAGCGGCCGTCGCCGACCGGCTGGAGACGGACCTCGCGGCCGCCCGCGGGGACATCGACGCGGCCGTCGCCGCCGTCGGCGACGTCGCGCTGTCGGTGTCGCTGGCCCGCTTCGCCATCGCATTCGACCTCTCGCGGCCCGAGTTCGTCGACCGCGAGACGATTGCCGTCAGGAACGCCCGGAACCTCGCCATCGCCGACGCCGAGGCGGTTCAGCCGGTCACCTACGCCGTCGGCGATCACGACCTGGAGGTCCACAGCGCGAACGACCCGCCCAGCGGCGACCGCGTGGCCGTACTCACCGGGGCGAACTCCGGCGGGAAGACGACGCTGCTGGAGACGCTCTGTCAGGTCCAGCTCCTCGCTCAGATGGGGCTGCCGGTGCCCGCCGACGCCGCGGAGGTCGGCCTCGTCGACACCGTCGTCTTCCACCGCCGGCACGCCTCGTTCAACGCCGGCGTCCTGGAGTCGACGCTGCGCTCGGTCGTCCCGCCGCTGACCGACGGCGGCCGGACGCTGATGCTCGTCGACGAGTTCGAGGCCATCACCGAACCCGGCTCCGCCGCCGACCTGCTGCACGGCCTCGTCACGCTGACCGTCGACCGGGACGCGCTGGGCGTGTTCGTCACCCACCTCGCGGCGGACCTGGAGCCGCTGCCCGACCTGGCCCGCACCGACGGCATCTTCGCCGAGGGGCTGGACCCGGACCTCGAACTCCAGGTGGACTACCAGCCCCGCTTCGGGACGGTCGGGAAGTCCACCCCGGAGTTCATCGTCTCGCGGCTCGTCGCCAACGCCGGCGACCCCAGCGAGCGGGGCGGCTTCGAGACGCTCGCGGAGGCCGTCGGCGAGGCGGCCGTCCAGCGGACGCTCTCGGACGCCCGCTGGACCGAGGGCGAGTGA
- a CDS encoding halocyanin domain-containing protein, protein MTRRQFARATTTAVALGATATASAQQGVDYGEWFENVSNFDGTVDRTGQDTVEIAVGAEGNNGAFAFGPAAVRVSPGTEVVWTWTGDGGGHNVVSNGDGPLDSGSPVSDEGTTYSYTFEDEGVYKYVCTPHKALGMKGAVVVGDAGGGASGGSGGTETAAPTSTATETSASANATGDDRAGGGDDTVLLSLAAVITMAFLSPVAFAAFIRRKTGG, encoded by the coding sequence ATGACCCGACGACAGTTCGCACGGGCGACGACCACCGCGGTGGCACTCGGCGCGACGGCGACGGCCTCGGCCCAGCAGGGCGTCGACTACGGGGAGTGGTTCGAGAACGTCTCGAACTTCGACGGCACCGTCGACCGGACGGGCCAGGACACCGTCGAGATCGCCGTCGGAGCCGAGGGCAACAACGGCGCGTTCGCGTTCGGTCCCGCCGCAGTCCGGGTCTCGCCGGGGACGGAGGTCGTCTGGACGTGGACCGGGGACGGCGGGGGCCACAACGTCGTCTCGAACGGCGACGGCCCGCTCGACTCGGGCAGCCCGGTCTCGGACGAGGGGACCACCTACTCGTACACGTTCGAGGACGAGGGCGTCTACAAGTACGTCTGTACGCCGCACAAGGCGCTGGGGATGAAAGGTGCCGTCGTCGTCGGGGACGCCGGCGGTGGCGCGAGCGGCGGCAGCGGCGGGACCGAGACCGCCGCCCCCACCTCGACGGCGACCGAGACGTCCGCCTCCGCCAACGCGACCGGCGACGACCGCGCGGGCGGTGGGGACGACACGGTGTTGCTCTCGCTGGCCGCGGTGATCACGATGGCGTTCCTCTCCCCCGTCGCGTTCGCGGCGTTCATCCGCCGCAAGACTGGCGGGTGA
- a CDS encoding zinc ribbon domain-containing protein: MSDAGTERTVECPLCGESFDPTTAGGWCTNPDCGEWQYTEGGDETGADDPGSDESDDDDVSLFSQPDDEEEETGDRADDQADDADDSVTASDLFSEASEPADDAEPETAGPTDGTGDESGDADPSGQADEGTEAHDVADAVAGESGTDAAAVGGAEPADPDDGGETTAESPGEPESVTDDPGGTARDATAAASDEPTSGGSAEETEAEGREARAAATIDCPDCGEELDADANFCVQCGADVGDLEPAGPLTECPGCGVDVDEDDNFCANCGEDLDAHRGDADDGPADTGSADETAPEQSEDTDRRDEPVPQRLRLRVEGRAITVGDGDTVGREVREALADAGRPDDEALRVHREHVEFERSDEGFYLVDRGKNPTRLNGRSLQQGDREPVGPGDEVELAGVATLSVRAP, translated from the coding sequence ATGTCAGACGCAGGCACAGAACGCACAGTCGAGTGTCCCCTCTGCGGGGAGTCGTTCGACCCGACGACGGCCGGGGGCTGGTGTACGAACCCGGACTGCGGCGAGTGGCAGTACACGGAGGGCGGCGACGAGACGGGAGCCGACGACCCCGGATCGGACGAGAGCGACGACGACGACGTCAGCCTGTTCTCACAGCCCGACGACGAGGAAGAGGAGACCGGCGACCGGGCGGACGACCAGGCGGACGACGCGGACGACTCGGTGACCGCGAGCGACCTGTTCTCCGAGGCCAGCGAGCCGGCCGACGACGCCGAGCCGGAGACCGCCGGACCGACAGACGGGACTGGCGACGAGAGCGGCGACGCGGACCCGTCGGGACAGGCGGACGAGGGGACCGAAGCCCACGACGTCGCCGACGCCGTCGCTGGCGAATCGGGGACAGACGCGGCGGCTGTCGGCGGGGCGGAGCCGGCCGACCCGGACGACGGTGGAGAGACGACGGCCGAAAGTCCCGGGGAGCCAGAGTCGGTCACCGACGACCCGGGCGGGACCGCCCGGGACGCGACGGCGGCGGCGTCCGACGAACCCACGAGCGGCGGGTCGGCCGAGGAGACGGAGGCGGAGGGCCGGGAGGCCCGAGCGGCGGCGACCATCGACTGTCCGGACTGCGGGGAGGAACTGGACGCCGACGCGAACTTCTGTGTCCAGTGTGGGGCCGACGTCGGCGACCTCGAACCCGCGGGACCGCTGACCGAGTGCCCGGGCTGTGGCGTCGACGTCGACGAGGACGACAACTTCTGTGCGAACTGCGGGGAGGACCTCGACGCACACCGTGGCGACGCCGACGACGGGCCGGCCGACACCGGCTCGGCCGACGAGACCGCCCCGGAGCAGTCCGAGGACACGGACCGGCGTGACGAGCCGGTCCCGCAGCGGTTGCGCCTGCGCGTCGAGGGGAGAGCGATCACCGTCGGCGACGGCGACACGGTCGGCCGGGAGGTCCGAGAGGCGCTGGCGGACGCGGGCCGACCCGACGACGAGGCGCTGCGCGTCCACCGCGAACACGTCGAGTTCGAGCGGTCCGACGAGGGGTTCTACCTCGTCGACCGCGGCAAGAACCCCACGCGGCTCAACGGCCGCTCGCTCCAGCAGGGGGACCGGGAACCGGTCGGGCCGGGCGACGAGGTCGAGCTCGCCGGCGTCGCCACGCTCTCGGTCCGGGCCCCCTGA
- a CDS encoding PP2C family protein-serine/threonine phosphatase, with protein MRYATNYDIGDRKRGQGINEDSLSVTAFEEGHRDGHRGETRGDGRPANRSAGVFVLADGAGGYDAGDAASYIATTVIAERLAPVAIGAVRSRPHEFDVDLPDSVTPDPLGPDEVQAAIADAVVDAHREILRYGRDADTTAYTTVVAGVYADGKLHLGWVGDSRAYLVNGDRGEIVRLTKDHAVVEHLADEGEIDEVEAHVHPDGNEITRALGGPAHGDPDEATVGVETRTVRLYAEDTVVATSDGLIDAQTDAPRLYREYTDADRDEEVGESVLDAVVTDAEIRDVVLEADSLTAAVREYVALANERGGKDNLSLVLLADDALPSTPRGGLPVRAVDPDDVLDRETIIVEE; from the coding sequence ATGCGATACGCTACCAACTATGACATCGGCGACCGGAAGCGGGGACAGGGCATCAACGAGGACAGCCTCTCGGTGACGGCGTTCGAGGAGGGCCACCGCGACGGCCACCGCGGCGAGACGCGGGGGGACGGCCGGCCGGCGAACCGGTCGGCGGGCGTGTTCGTCCTCGCCGACGGGGCCGGCGGCTACGACGCCGGCGACGCGGCCTCCTACATCGCGACGACGGTGATCGCCGAGCGGCTCGCCCCCGTCGCCATCGGGGCGGTCCGGAGCCGTCCCCACGAGTTCGACGTGGACCTGCCCGACTCGGTCACGCCGGACCCGCTCGGCCCGGACGAGGTGCAGGCCGCGATCGCCGACGCGGTCGTCGACGCCCACCGGGAGATACTCAGATACGGGCGGGACGCCGACACGACGGCCTACACGACCGTCGTAGCGGGCGTCTACGCCGACGGGAAGCTCCACCTGGGCTGGGTCGGCGACAGTCGGGCCTACCTCGTCAACGGCGACCGCGGGGAGATCGTCCGGCTGACCAAGGACCACGCGGTCGTGGAACACCTCGCCGACGAGGGGGAGATCGACGAGGTGGAGGCCCACGTCCACCCCGACGGGAACGAGATCACTCGCGCGCTGGGCGGCCCCGCTCACGGCGATCCCGACGAGGCGACCGTCGGCGTCGAGACCCGGACCGTGCGCCTCTACGCGGAGGACACGGTCGTCGCGACGAGCGACGGCCTGATCGACGCACAGACCGACGCGCCCCGCCTCTACCGCGAGTACACGGACGCCGACCGCGACGAGGAGGTTGGCGAGTCGGTGCTGGACGCCGTGGTCACCGACGCGGAGATCCGTGACGTGGTCCTCGAGGCGGACTCGCTGACCGCGGCCGTCCGCGAGTACGTCGCTCTGGCCAACGAGCGCGGCGGGAAGGACAACCTCTCGCTCGTGTTGCTGGCCGACGACGCGCTCCCGTCGACGCCTAGGGGCGGCTTACCGGTCCGGGCCGTCGACCCGGACGACGTCCTCGATCGGGAGACGATCATCGTCGAAGAGTAG